Proteins co-encoded in one Malus sylvestris chromosome 9, drMalSylv7.2, whole genome shotgun sequence genomic window:
- the LOC126634614 gene encoding exocyst complex component EXO70A1-like, with protein MESPPPPPSLQELDAAENIILLWDSTASEEARERMIFDGHRDEIDRYLQAVDEIQRSLSSATLASEGEQSKLNSAIQIAMARLEDEFRNILLSHTTPIEPDSFSSADPSSSTHSYVADSSSEFEDYSAEDNGGLTTPKASSVSAGDVDELLQRGDSSNTCSYRSASSIRELDLIPSDAVFDLRNIAERMIAAGYLRECIQVYGGVRKGAVDSSFRKLGIEKLSIGDVQRLQWEQLETKIRRWIRAAKVCVRTVFASEKKLCEQIFNGIGTAIDDACFMETVKGPAIQLFNFAEAISISRRSPEKLFKILDLHDALMDLMPDIESVFESKSSESIRIQAVEILSRLAEAARGILSEFENAVLREPSRVPVPGGTIHPLTRYVMNYISLISDYKQTLHELIVSKPSTGSRYSGDPTTPDMEFAELEEKTPLALHLIWIIVILQFNLDGKSKHYKDASIAHLFMMNNVHYIVQKVKGSPELREMIGDDYLRKLTGKFRQAATSYQRATWVGVLYCLRDEGLHVSGSFSSGVSKSALRERFKSFNAMFEEVHRTQATWLIPDTQLREELRISISEKLIPAYRSFLGRFRSHIESGKHPENYIKYSTEDLEMAVLDFFEGYSVSQHLRRRSQ; from the coding sequence ATGGAATCTCCACCGCCGCCGCCTTCGCTTCAAGAGCTAGACGCGGCGGAGAATATTATTCTCCTCTGGGACTCCACGGCTTCCGAGGAGGCCCGAGAGCGAATGATATTCGACGGCCACCGCGACGAAATCGATCGCTACTTACAGGCCGTCGATGAAATCCAACGCTCTCTGTCCTCAGCCACGCTTGCTTCAGAGGGCGAACAGTCCAAGCTCAACTCTGCCATCCAGATCGCCATGGCTCGGTTGGAGGACGAGTTCCGCAACATCCTCCTCAGCCACACCACTCCCATCGAGCCTGACTCGTTTTCCTCCGCTGATCCGAGCTCGTCAACTCACTCCTACGTCGCTGATTCGAGCTCCGAGTTCGAGGATTACTCTGCTGAAGACAACGGCGGTTTGACCACACCTAAGGCCTCCTCCGTCTCTGCCGGTGACGTCGACGAGCTTCTCCAGCGCGGCGATTCGTCGAACACTTGCAGCTACCGGTCCGCCAGCAGCATCCGCGAGCTCGATCTCATTCCCTCCGATGCGGTATTCGATCTCCGCAACATCGCTGAGCGGATGATTGCTGCCGGCTACCTCCGCGAGTGTATTCAGGTCTACGGCGGCGTCAGGAAGGGGGCGGTGGACTCGAGTTTCCGGAAGCTAGGGATTGAGAAGCTGAGCATCGGAGACGTTCAGAGGCTGCAGTGGGAGCAGCTGGAAACCAAGATCCGACGGTGGATACGCGCCGCCAAGGTCTGCGTGAGGACCGTCTTCGCCTCCGAGAAGAAGCTCTGCGAGCAAATCTTCAATGGCATCGGCACCGCCATTGACGACGCTTGCTTTATGGAGACAGTCAAGGGCCCCGCGATTCAGCTCTTCAACTTCGCCGAGGCCATCAGCATCAGCCGGAGGTCGCCCGAGAAGCTCTTCAAGATTCTCGACTTGCACGATGCTCTGATGGACTTGATGCCAGATATCGAATCGGTTTTCGAATCGAAATCGTCGGAGTCGATTCGGATTCAGGCGGTGGAGATCTTGTCGAGGCTGGCGGAGGCAGCGAGGGGAATTCTATCTGAGTTTGAGAACGCCGTGCTTCGCGAACCGTCTAGGGTTCCCGTCCCCGGCGGAACGATTCATCCATTGACTCGGTATGTGATGAATTACATCAGTTTGATATCGGATTATAAGCAGACTTTGCATGAGCTTATTGTGTCGAAGCCCTCCACGGGGTCGCGGTACTCCGGCGACCCCACGACTCCTGATATGGAGTTCGCCGAGTTGGAGGAGAAGACCCCTCTGGCTCTGCATTTGATTTGGATTATTGTGATTTTGCAATTTAATTTGGATGGCAAGTCTAAGCACTATAAGGATGCTTCAATAGCTCACTTGTTTATGATGAACAATGTTCATTACATTGTCCAAAAGGTGAAAGGGTCCCCGGAATTGAGGGAAATGATCGGAGACGACTACTTGAGGAAGTTAACCGGGAAGTTCCGCCAGGCAGCTACTAGTTACCAGAGAGCTACTTGGGTAGGGGTGTTGTATTGTTTGAGAGACGAAGGGTTACATGTTAGCGGGAGTTTTTCTTCCGGGGTGTCGAAGAGTGCATTGAGAGAGAGGTTCAAGTCATTCAATGCTATGTTTGAGGAGGTTCATAGGACCCAAGCTACTTGGTTGATACCGGATACTCAGCTTAGGGAGGAGCTAAGGATATCTATTTCAGAGAAGTTGATCCCAGCATACAGGTCATTCCTTGGGCGGTTCAGGAGCCATATAGAAAGTGGGAAGCATCCAGAAAATTACATTAAGTATTCGACCGAGGATTTGGAGATGGCTGTATTGGATTTCTTTGAGGGGTACTCGGTATCCCAGCACTTGAGGAGGAGATCTCAGTGA